From a single Brassica oleracea var. oleracea cultivar TO1000 chromosome C5, BOL, whole genome shotgun sequence genomic region:
- the LOC106343590 gene encoding helicase-like transcription factor isoform X2 — MYYQLTKSSYMDSLKILEADIEHANGLAAEIPMGKSGVRLQMKLVCSNLAPFFIFLLQWMDFSCLLPRYFDFFHILIYKVRSDGRWNLSRYGRKATIREFYGVILPSLERLHINFSDLPGDSLWYPNPKAITKKKNYDIEGNRFIMTNNVDSEREEECGICLEPCTKMVLPNCCHAMCIKCYRNWNTKSESCPFCRGSIKRVNSEDLWVLTCDEDVVDPETVTKEDLLRFYLHINSLPKDYPEAVFLGYNEYLI, encoded by the exons GAGCACGCCAATGGACT GGCTGCTGAGATTCCCATGGGGAAGAGCGGTGTGCGACTTCAGATGAAACTGGTTTGCAGCAATTTGGCTCCGTTCTTCATATTCCTGCTTCAATGGATGGACTTCTCTTGTCTGCTTCCAAGATACTTTGATTTCTTCCACATACTCATTTACAAG GTACGTTCTGATGGGCGTTGGAACTTATCAAGGTACGGAAGGAAAGCTACAATCAGAGAGTTTTACG GTGTGATATTACCATCACTAGAGCGTCTTCATATCAACTTCTCCGACTTACCAGGCGACAGCTTGTGGTATCCGAACCCAAAAGCTATAACCAAGAAGAAGAATTACGACATTGAAGGCAACAGATTCATCATGACCAACAACGTTGACTCAGAAAGAGAAGAGGAATGCGGGATCTGCTTAGAGCCCTGCACCAAAATGGTGTTACCTAACTGTTGTCACGCCATGTGCATCAAATGTTACCGCAACTGGAACACAAAATCTGAGTCATGCCCGTTTTGTCGGGGGAGCATCAAGAGAGTAAACTCGGAGGATCTGTGGGTGCTGACGTGTGATGAAGATGTGGTGGATCCAGAGACGGTCACTAAAGAGGATCTTCTTAGGTTCTACCTCCATATCAATAGCCTCCCTAAAGATTATCCGGAAGCTGTCTTCTTAGGCTACAACGAGTACTTGATTTGA
- the LOC106292641 gene encoding protein NUCLEAR FUSION DEFECTIVE 2-like translates to MMVTTHLRFTLLLLPLAFVVIVSSSSQVRATNVGIESFSSPFATNLATLQSQIGYNFTNLNLLRRAMTHASFSQENNKALSVFGSHLIETSISLHLLSKDIDTSSKALTRLIAEVSNVDSSCALDGNRLGLERVIRVSPKTDASNSAIVCGGFRAIFGAVAIDSGMVDEAIKVFWKVHGDRGWILVSVL, encoded by the exons ATGATGGTGACGACTCATCTTCGTTTCACTCTGCTTCTTCTCCCTCTCGCCTTCGTCGTGATCGTCTCCTCCTCTTCTCAG GTTCGGGCAACCAATGTCGGAATCGAATCATTCTCCTCGCCTTTCGCTACCAATCTTGCAACGCTGCAATCTCAAATTGG CTACAATTTCACCAACCTCAACCTTCTTCGCCGTGCCATGACTCATGCTTCCTTCTCTCAAGAGAACAACAAAGCCCTCAGTGTCTTTGGATCCCATCTCATCGAAACCTCTATCTCTCTTCACCTTCTCTCTAAAGACATCGATACCTCCTCCAAAGCTTTGACACGTTTGATTGCAGAGGTTTCAAATGTGGATTCCTCGTGCGCTCTTGATGGAAACCGGTTGGGTTTGGAGAGGGTTATCAGGGTTTCTCCCAAGACTGATGCGTCCAACTCGGCCATAGTTTGTGGTGGGTTCAGGGCAATCTTTGGAGCTGTTGCTATTGATTCTGGAATGGTTGATGAGGCTATCAAGGTTTTCTGGAAAGTACATGGAGATCGAGGTTGGATACTAGTGTCTGTGCTGTAA
- the LOC106294581 gene encoding sporulation-specific protein 15: MEETDDLPQDSVDSAADGIENDDESNEQQELDPPDQGTAFVDSKEDMFVDAPEELNFDTPSKEALTTDDDDDDNNDKEVDREKELAVLQEQFNLLTAVKNVSKGEEDANTVEILCRFSKFLETAEEDKVQHEDALKELRGIISGKDDEIAHLSTKISELSSSQDEEQLVAATDRVLVSLSNVFGQQQLMHGSSVSEKIAHLENGVAFLSAKYTEFYYGADQLRKCLSSAEADLRFQEDFGSALRGACSELLELKQKETSLYERLGLLEDENKKLVEQVNRDREMIESMNAESGKLKAELEQEKTRFINTKEKLSMAVTKGKALVQNRDALKHQISEKTTELENRLNELQEMKIALETSEVAKGQLEQSLAEKSDELEKCYTQLRDQSASLEAYELAKNELEQSLAEKTKQLEECLMKLQEMSTAMDESELIKGELVKSEAVVASFQEMVSSRSSVIENIETILSNIDAPEEGQSLDIIDKVRSLVEERKELQNVSQEYNRLKDLDFSIDLPEELSQSSLETRLTCLRESFLQAKDEVSALQNQIESLKMSVSAEMEDKNNIRKELDDLTFSFKRVEETAERDSLEREEIVRRLVEISGLITEGVEHHTSAIDLLVARSFDQIEKKIRDSSDSSYGNEELIERFQSALYASDLELSLCKEMLGEDMLASLQVSNLSNELKTVSRELASVREEKIALETDLERSEEKSALLRDKLSMAIKKGKGLVQDREKLKTQLDEKSSDIEKLKLELQQATGTVDSYKSQIDMISRDLERTKELEAELVAIVDERDQLKQSLSLNDTLLQKVMKSVETMSIPVDLATEDSSEKVDRLAVYFKEVQQARVEEQEELEKVNEEASTLASKLAETHTALKLVEDALSTAEGNINRLSEENRQLQAAKENVELELQKAVGEASSLSSELDEACATRNTLEAALKQAERNISDIISEKEEVQSSTATAEMELEKVKEEISDQNNKLAEAHSTIKSLEDTLAQTESNMESLSKQMEDEKLLTTNFKAELEELRNELELERSKMADASLTIGSLEEALMKAENSLSVLQGEMVKAEVEISTLSSKLNVCMEELAGSVGNTESKSLEIITHLDNLQMLLKDGGLISRVNEFLEKKFRSLKDIDAIARDIIRNAGEKKLAGEMDNVTEEDSTVVKSFLSGLDESVDVELENNKGDVADDEDEISSSLRRIAEGVKFRNKNFEKNFEVFSTSIDTLTAALMENMTASRDDVMNVMGHNESLKEQVRSAENIVREQETTISALQTDLSSLMSVCGEAASKLQSGVKNDLLELVQFEENYYGSETESTEHPEEPHVSECARRVKELSSATKKACTTLKLFETTSSAAAVVIQDMENRLKETSAALEKVVVERDLNQTKVSSSEARVESTEAICQDLKLQLENFKAEEEKWHAKEVELSTLYDKLLAQEQESKENLIPASDMRALFDKISGIDVPSVDQVNGLDPQSPYDVKKLHAIVDSVCEMQHQIDLLSYGQNELNSALAEKDLEIQGLKEAAEAKSTTELELVKTKNELSKLISGLEKLLGILAGNDTVVDSDFSESWTVLQALERKVASFLLESESSKSRAQELGLKLVSSEKLVDKLSLKVKELEDKLQSKAIQPDVVLERSVFEAPSTSEISEIEDKGTLMKKTISPVPTAAQVRTVRKGSADHLSINIDSESEHLMNHNETDEDKGHVFKSLSTSGLIPTQGKMIADRVDGIWVSGGRVLMSRPQARLGVIVYSLLLHMWLLASIL, from the exons ATGGAAGAGACCGATGATCTTCCTCAGGATTCGGTTGATTCTGCAGCTGACGGAATCGAGAACGATGACGAGTCAAATGAGCAGCAAGAGCTTGATCCTCCTGACCAG GGAACAGCCTTCGTCGACAGTAAGGAAGATATGTTCGTTGATGCTCCCGAAGAGTTGAATTTCGATACACCTAGCAAGGAAGCTCTCACCACAGACGACGACGACGATGATAAT AATGACAAGGAGGTGGATAGGGAGAAGGAACTTGCAGTGTTGCAGGAACAGTTTAACCTCTTGACTGCTGTGAAGAACGTTTCCAAAGGTGAAGAAGATGCGAACACCGTGGAGATACTCTGCCGTTTCTCAAAGTTTTTAGAAACTGCTGAGGAAGACAAGGTTCAGCATGAGGATGCACTCAAGGAGCTTCGTGGGATTATCAGTGGCAAGGACGACGAGATTGCTCATCTCTCCACCAAAATCTCTGAGCTTTCTTCCTCACAGGACGAGGAGCAACTTGTGGCTGCAACTGATAGGGTTTTGGTTTCTCTTAGTAATGTGTTTGGGCAACAACAGTTGATGCACGGCTCTTCCGTCTCTGAGAAGATTGCTCATCTTGAGAACGGTGTTGCCTTTTTAAGTGCCAAGTATACTGAGTTTTACTACGGTGCTGATCAGTTGAGGAAGTGTTTGTCTAGTGCTGAGGCGGATCTTCGTTTCCAAGAGGATTTTGGTTCAGCTCTCCGTGGTGCTTGTTCTGAGTTACTTGAGCTCAAACAGAAGGAAACATCGCTTTACGAAAGACTTGGCCTTCTAGAAGATGAAAATAAGAAACTGGTTGAGCAAGTGAACAGAGATAGAGAGATGATTGAGTCGATGAATGCAGAGTCTGGAAAGTTGAAGGCAGAGCTTGAGCAAGAAAAGACAAGGTTTATTAACACGAAAGAGAAGCTCAGCATGGCTGTCACAAAGGGGAAGGCGTTAGTTCAGAACCGGGATGCTCTCAAGCATCAAATATCTGAGAAAACAACTGAGCTTGAGAATAGGTTGAATGAGTTACAGGAGATGAAGATTGCCCTTGAAACTTCCGAAGTAGCGAAGGGGCAGCTGGAACAATCGTTAGCTGAAAAGTCAGATGAGCTCGAGAAGTGCTATACTCAATTGCGTGATCAGTCTGCATCCCTGGAAGCATATGAGCTTGCAAAGAACGAGTTGGAACAGTCTCTGGCTGAGAAAACAAAACAACTTGAAGAGTGTTTGATGAAGCTACAAGAGATGTCAACAGCGATGGATGAATCTGAACTCATCAAAGGTGAGTTAGTAAAATCCGAAGCTGTGGTTGCGTCATTTCAGGAAATGGTGTCCTCAAGGAGCTCTGTCATTGAGAATATTGAAACCATCTTGTCAAACATAGATGCACCTGAGGAAGGTCAGTCTCTCGATATCATTGACAAAGTTAGGTCACTTGTAGAAGAGAGGAAAGAGCTGCAAAATGTCTCCCAGGAATACAACAGACTAAAAGATTTGGACTTTTCCATTGACTTACCGGAGGAGCTTTCCCAATCCAGCTTAGAAACTCGCCTAACTTGCCTGAGGGAATCATTTTTACAGGCGAAGGATGAAGTTAGTGCCCTGCAAAACCAAATCGAAAGCTTAAAGATGTCTGTTTCAGCAGAAATGGAGGACAAAAATAACATTAGAAAAGAACTCGATGATCTAACTTTCAGTTTTAAAAGAGTGGAGGAAACTGCAGAGCGAGATTCTTTAGAAAGAGAGGAAATTGTGAGGAGACTTGTCGAAATCTCTGGCTTGATTACAGAAGGAGTCGAGCATCATACTTCAGCTATCGATTTGCTTGTTGCTAGATCCTTTGATCAGATAGAAAAGAAAATCAGAGACTCTAGTGACAGTTCTTATGGCAACGAAGAATTGATTGAAAGATTCCAAAGCGCCCTTTATGCTAGTGATCTGGAGTTGTCACTTTGTAAGGAAATGCTAGGAGAGGATATGCTGGCTAGTTTGCAGGTATCCAATCTCTCAAATGAGCTAAAAACCGTATCTCGAGAACTTGCTTCCGTGAGAGAAGAAAAAATTGCTCTGGAGACAGATCTTGAGCGATCAGAGGAGAAATCTGCTTTGCTCAGAGACAAACTTTCCATGGCTATCAAGAAAGGCAAGGGACTTGTCCAAGATAGGGAAAAGTTAAAAACTCAGTTGGATGAGAAAAGCTCTGACATCGAGAAGCTGAAGCTCGAGTTGCAGCAGGCAACTGGTACGGTTGATAGCTACAAGAGTCAGATAGATATGATATCGAGAGACTTAGAGCGCACAAAAGAGCTAGAGGCTGAGCTTGTTGCTATTGTAGACGAAAGAGATCAGCTTAAGCAATCCTTATCTCTGAATGACACCTTGTTGCAGAAAGTGATGAAATCAGTTGAAACTATGAGCATCCCTGTCGATTTAGCAACTGAGGATTCTTCAGAAAAGGTTGACCGACTTGCTGTGTACTTCAAGGAAGTGCAGCAGGCTAGAGTAGAGGAACAAGAAGAACTGGAAAAAGTAAACGAAGAAGCCAGTACATTAGCCAGTAAATTAGCAGAAACCCACACAGCCTTGAAGTTGGTTGAGGATGCCTTGTCTACTGCAGAGGGTAACATCAATCGACTTTCTGAAGAGAATAGGCAACTCCAAGCTGCCAAGGAAAATGTTGAACTTGAGCTACAGAAAGCTGTGGGAGAGGCCTCCTCTCTGTCTAGCGAGCTGGATGAAGCTTGTGCAACCAGGAATACACTTGAGGCTGCACTCAAGCAGGCTGAAAGAAACATATCTGATATCATCAGTGAAAAGGAAGAGGTTCAAAGCAGTACTGCTACTGCAGAGATGGAACTCGAGAAGGTGAAAGAAGAAATTTCAGATCAGAATAACAAATTAGCAGAAGCACATAGCACCATAAAATCACTTGAAGATACACTTGCTCAGACAGAAAGCAACATGGAATCGCTGTCCAAACAAATGGAAGATGAAAAACTCCTTACTACAAATTTCAAGGCAGAGTTAGAGGAGCTTCGAAATGAATTAGAGTTAGAGCGTAGCAAGATGGCCGATGCTTCCTTGACAATAGGATCCCTCGAAGAAGCACTCATGAAGGCGGAGAACAGTCTTTCTGTCCTACAAGGAGAAATGGTAAAAGCTGAAGTCGAGATATCAACTCTCAGTAGTAAACTTAATGTATGCATGGAAGAGTTAGCTGGATCAGTTGGAAACACAGAGAGCAAGTCTTTGGAGATTATTACTCATCTTGATAATCTTCAGATGCTACTGAAGGATGGAGGGCTAATTTCCAGGGTGAATGAATTCCTTGAAAAGAAATTCAGGAGCCTTAAAGACATAGACGCCATTGCTAGAGATATCATAAGAAATGCTGGTGAGAAGAAATTGGCTGGGGAAATGGACAACGTTACAGAG GAGGATTCGACTGTGGTAAAATCCTTTTTAAGTGGTCTTGATGAGTCAGTGGATGTCGAGCTGGAGAATAATAAAGGGGATGTAGCTGATGATGAAGACGAAATTTCTTCATCCCTTAGGAGGATCGCAGAGGGGGTCAAGTTCAGAAACAAAAATTTTGAGAAAAACTTTGAGGTTTTCTCAACTTCCATTGATACACTCACTGCGGCATTAATGGAAAACATGACAGCATCTAGGGATGATGTGATGAACGTCATGGGTCATAACGAGTCCCTGAAAGAACAGGTGAGGAGTGCAGAAAATATTGTTCGCGAACAGGAAACCACTATATCTGCATTACAAACAGATTTGTCATCTTTGATGTCTGTATGTGGCGAGGCTGCCAGCAAACTGCAATCGGGAGTGAAAAATGACCTCCTAGAGTTGGTTCAGTTCGAAGAAAATTATTACGGTAGTGAAACTGAATCAACTGAACACCCAGAGGAGCCTCATGTAAGTGAATGCGCTCGGAGAGTAAAAGAATTATCTTCTGCTACAAAGAAAGCATGTACCACTCTTAAGCTCTTTGAGACAACAAGTAGTGCAGCTGCTGTTGTAATACAAGACATGGAGAACAGACTCAAAGAAACATCTGCCGCTCTAGAAAAGGTTGTGGTAGAAAGAGATCTAAATCAAACTAAGGTTTCAAGTTCCGAGGCGAGGGTGGAATCTACGGAAGCGATCTGCCAAGATCTGAAACTTCAGCTGGAAAATTTCAAAGCCGAAGAAGAGAAATGGCATGCAAAAGAGGTGGAACTTTCTACATTATATGATAAGCTGTTGGCGCAAGAGCAAG AATCAAAGGAAAACCTAATTCCAGCTTCTGATATGCGTGCCCTTTTTGACAAGATAAGTGGTATTGATGTGCCGTCAGTAGATCAGGTCAATGGATTAGATCCTCAAAGTCCATATGATGTAAAGAAGCTACACGCAATTGTTGATAGTGTTTGTGAGATGCAGCATCAGATAGACCTTTTGTCATATGGACAAAACGAGCTCAATTCCGCCTTGGCAGAAAAGGATCTTGAAATTCAAGGTTTGAAGGAGGCAGCTGAAGCAAAGAGTACCACAGAGTTAGAGTTAGTGAAGACAAAGAACGAGTTGTCCAAGCTAATATCTGGCTTGGAGAAACTGCTGGGTATATTGGCGGGCAATGATACTGTCGTAGACTCAGACTTCTCTGAGTCATGGACAGTCTTACAAGCACTAGAGAGAAAAGTAGCTTCCTTCCTCCTAGAGTCGGAGAGTTCAAAATCAAGGGCCCAAGAACTTGGTCTGAAGTTAGTCAGCAGCGAAAAACTTGTGGACAAATTATCACTAAAGGTCAAAGAACTTGAGGATAAACTTCAAAGCAAAGCCATTCAGCCTGATGTCGTTCTTGAAAGGAGCGTCTTCGAAGCACCTTCTACCTCAGAGATATCTGAGATTGAGGACAAG GGTACCCTGATGAAAAAAACAATATCACCTGTGCCTACAGCAGCGCAAGTGCGGACGGTGAGGAAAGGATCGGCGGATCATCTTTCAATCAACATAGATTCGGAGTCCGAGCATCTGATGAACCACAACGAAACAGATGAAGATAAAG GACATGTTTTCAAGTCTCTCAGCACGTCTGGTCTGATTCCGACGCAAGGAAAGATGATAGCAGATCGGGTCGATGGAATATG GGTCTCAGGTGGAAGAGTATTAATGAGCCGTCCTCAAGCGAGGCTTGGCGTTATAGTATACAGTCTCTTATTGCATATGTGGCTTCTAGCTTCCATCTTGTAA
- the LOC106343590 gene encoding uncharacterized protein LOC106343590 isoform X1, with protein sequence MYYQLTKSSYMDSLKILEADIEHANGLNKMVEKLKLLLQKSVKLWFRAAEIPMGKSGVRLQMKLVCSNLAPFFIFLLQWMDFSCLLPRYFDFFHILIYKVRSDGRWNLSRYGRKATIREFYGVILPSLERLHINFSDLPGDSLWYPNPKAITKKKNYDIEGNRFIMTNNVDSEREEECGICLEPCTKMVLPNCCHAMCIKCYRNWNTKSESCPFCRGSIKRVNSEDLWVLTCDEDVVDPETVTKEDLLRFYLHINSLPKDYPEAVFLGYNEYLI encoded by the exons GAGCACGCCAATGGACT AAACAAAATGGTTGAAAAATTGAAACTTTTGCTTCAAAAAAGTGTCAAACTTTGGTTCAGGGCTGCTGAGATTCCCATGGGGAAGAGCGGTGTGCGACTTCAGATGAAACTGGTTTGCAGCAATTTGGCTCCGTTCTTCATATTCCTGCTTCAATGGATGGACTTCTCTTGTCTGCTTCCAAGATACTTTGATTTCTTCCACATACTCATTTACAAG GTACGTTCTGATGGGCGTTGGAACTTATCAAGGTACGGAAGGAAAGCTACAATCAGAGAGTTTTACG GTGTGATATTACCATCACTAGAGCGTCTTCATATCAACTTCTCCGACTTACCAGGCGACAGCTTGTGGTATCCGAACCCAAAAGCTATAACCAAGAAGAAGAATTACGACATTGAAGGCAACAGATTCATCATGACCAACAACGTTGACTCAGAAAGAGAAGAGGAATGCGGGATCTGCTTAGAGCCCTGCACCAAAATGGTGTTACCTAACTGTTGTCACGCCATGTGCATCAAATGTTACCGCAACTGGAACACAAAATCTGAGTCATGCCCGTTTTGTCGGGGGAGCATCAAGAGAGTAAACTCGGAGGATCTGTGGGTGCTGACGTGTGATGAAGATGTGGTGGATCCAGAGACGGTCACTAAAGAGGATCTTCTTAGGTTCTACCTCCATATCAATAGCCTCCCTAAAGATTATCCGGAAGCTGTCTTCTTAGGCTACAACGAGTACTTGATTTGA